A single window of Desulfuromonas sp. TF DNA harbors:
- a CDS encoding alpha/beta fold hydrolase produces the protein MKIFGRILLGLFLLLPAYACGDDTGYGYPIDDSFAASILGTPRSLRPNLPGEVPVRTMILQTDQKKPEIFFYDRGLRYTVAFQDHKAPLVFLIAGTGGSSRAPKVVALMENLYHAGFHVIALPSPTFPNFIIDASTTHVPGKLSEDAADLYRVMEQIWSQSKGHIEVSHFLLAGYSLGGTEAAFVAKLDEERKVFDFQRVLMLNPAVCLYNSVSRIEGLLDPIPGGPRRVGAFYNRVMAKAIDFYRKGDFVAVDDDYLFAGYQAHLLDRDEAGGAIAVSFRISSAGMIFASDVMTHGGYVVPKDRELKNSDSLEDYFWTCLHLSFLDYFKEYFVPYFQSREPGLTKEKIMEALSLKSIESYLSSSNKIGVITNEDDFILAPGELDYLRRVFGPRLKVYPRGGHLGNLEHRDNMAFLIDWLRSSTW, from the coding sequence ATGAAAATCTTCGGACGCATCCTTCTGGGATTGTTCCTGTTGCTCCCGGCGTATGCCTGTGGAGACGATACGGGGTACGGGTACCCGATTGATGACAGCTTTGCCGCCAGCATCCTGGGGACTCCACGCAGCCTCAGGCCGAACCTTCCCGGGGAGGTCCCGGTCAGGACGATGATCCTGCAAACGGATCAAAAAAAGCCGGAGATCTTCTTTTACGACCGGGGGCTGCGCTACACGGTGGCGTTCCAGGACCACAAGGCTCCCCTGGTTTTCCTCATTGCCGGGACCGGTGGCAGCAGCAGGGCGCCGAAGGTCGTTGCTCTCATGGAGAACCTGTACCACGCGGGGTTCCACGTTATCGCGCTCCCCTCTCCGACGTTTCCCAACTTCATCATCGATGCCTCGACCACTCATGTCCCGGGGAAGCTGTCCGAGGACGCCGCAGATCTCTATCGGGTCATGGAGCAGATCTGGAGCCAGTCCAAGGGGCACATCGAGGTCTCCCATTTCCTCCTCGCCGGATACAGCCTGGGGGGAACAGAAGCCGCTTTCGTTGCCAAACTGGACGAAGAACGTAAAGTCTTCGATTTCCAAAGGGTACTGATGCTCAACCCGGCAGTGTGCCTCTACAACTCCGTGTCGAGGATAGAAGGGTTGCTTGACCCCATCCCCGGAGGTCCCAGGAGGGTCGGAGCATTCTACAACCGTGTGATGGCGAAGGCGATAGACTTTTACCGCAAGGGAGACTTTGTCGCCGTAGACGATGATTATCTCTTCGCCGGATACCAGGCCCACCTTCTGGACCGGGACGAGGCCGGGGGGGCAATCGCGGTCTCCTTCCGCATCAGCTCCGCCGGGATGATTTTCGCCTCTGACGTCATGACCCATGGCGGCTACGTCGTGCCGAAGGACAGGGAATTGAAAAACAGCGATTCCCTCGAAGACTACTTCTGGACCTGCCTGCATCTCTCCTTCCTGGACTATTTCAAGGAATACTTCGTTCCCTATTTCCAAAGCAGGGAGCCGGGGCTCACCAAGGAGAAAATCATGGAAGCGTTGAGCCTAAAAAGCATCGAAAGTTACCTTTCCTCCTCCAACAAGATAGGGGTGATCACCAACGAGGATGACTTCATCCTGGCCCCGGGGGAGCTCGACTATCTGCGCAGGGTTTTCGGCCCCCGTCTCAAGGTCTATCCCCGCGGCGGGCACCTCGGCAATCTCGAACACCGCGACAACATGGCCTTTCTGATCGACTGGCTGCGCTCGTCAACGTGGTAG
- a CDS encoding sigma 54-interacting transcriptional regulator — protein sequence MENRDEFLREITLRICSSLDIKESLRSAFVYLREQLPVDSLTLCIIDERLGAIRHIAYARENSPPVPDDIVPLPKGMLEKITARNFSAPFVVNPKDDIFRILAPILKLEGISDLIVPLRIKEMLLGGLVLRTRGEGRYSEEQAELLGRIGKPFAIALANALAHEEVLRYQAVLLDDKRFLHRELFGDSADEIIGGNTGLRNVMEMVRQVAPLNNTVLILGETGTGKEMIANAIHSSSPRKDGPYIKVNCGALPETLIDSELFGHERGAFTGAVAESRGRFERADGGTIFLDEIGELPPSAQVRLLRVLQNHEVERVGGKRPIPVDIRVIAATHRNLQSMMTEGSFREDLWYRLSGFPIIVPPVRQRKEDVPALVRHFVAVKCRELGMAIPPSIAPGALLRLMEYAWPGNVRELENLVERELIRHRGGPLTFDAALPREEKTKAVVAGNAGPHLPLNLDEAMAAHISGVLELAGGKIHGPGGAAELLGVNANTLRWRLDKLGISYRRRDREKT from the coding sequence ATGGAGAATCGCGACGAATTCCTCAGGGAGATAACCCTCAGAATCTGCAGCAGCCTGGATATCAAGGAGTCGTTGCGCAGCGCCTTCGTTTACCTGAGGGAGCAACTTCCGGTCGACTCGCTGACTCTCTGCATCATCGACGAACGGCTGGGGGCGATACGACACATCGCGTACGCCCGTGAAAACAGCCCCCCCGTTCCCGACGACATCGTCCCGCTGCCGAAAGGGATGCTGGAGAAGATCACGGCGCGGAATTTTTCCGCGCCGTTCGTCGTGAACCCAAAGGACGACATTTTCCGCATCCTGGCGCCAATCCTGAAGCTCGAAGGGATTTCGGACCTGATCGTTCCCTTGCGCATCAAGGAAATGCTCCTGGGCGGACTGGTCTTGCGCACGCGGGGAGAAGGCAGGTACAGCGAAGAACAGGCTGAACTTCTCGGCAGGATCGGCAAGCCGTTTGCGATCGCCCTGGCCAACGCCCTCGCCCATGAAGAGGTGCTCCGCTACCAGGCGGTATTGCTGGACGACAAGCGCTTTCTGCATCGCGAGCTGTTTGGCGACAGTGCGGACGAGATCATCGGCGGCAACACGGGGCTGCGGAACGTCATGGAAATGGTGCGTCAGGTGGCGCCGCTCAACAACACGGTGCTCATCCTGGGCGAAACCGGGACCGGCAAGGAAATGATCGCCAACGCCATCCACTCCTCTTCGCCGCGCAAGGACGGCCCCTACATCAAAGTGAATTGCGGCGCCCTCCCCGAGACCCTGATCGACAGCGAACTGTTCGGGCACGAGAGGGGGGCGTTCACCGGAGCGGTGGCCGAGAGCAGGGGGCGATTCGAGCGGGCTGATGGCGGGACGATTTTTCTCGATGAGATCGGTGAGCTGCCGCCATCAGCGCAGGTGCGCCTGCTGCGGGTGCTGCAGAACCACGAGGTGGAAAGAGTCGGGGGAAAGCGCCCGATCCCCGTCGACATCCGGGTGATCGCGGCGACGCACCGCAATCTGCAGAGCATGATGACGGAGGGTAGCTTCCGCGAGGACCTCTGGTACCGGCTGAGCGGATTTCCCATCATCGTCCCGCCGGTACGGCAGAGGAAGGAGGACGTGCCAGCTCTTGTACGCCACTTCGTGGCCGTGAAGTGTAGAGAACTGGGGATGGCTATCCCCCCGTCCATCGCGCCGGGGGCACTGCTGCGGCTGATGGAATATGCCTGGCCGGGAAACGTACGGGAGCTGGAGAATCTGGTCGAGCGTGAGTTGATCCGGCACCGCGGAGGCCCGCTGACCTTTGACGCGGCTCTGCCGCGCGAGGAAAAGACGAAAGCGGTTGTCGCCGGCAACGCTGGTCCTCACCTCCCGCTGAACCTGGACGAAGCCATGGCGGCGCACATCAGCGGGGTGCTGGAACTGGCCGGCGGAAAGATTCACGGTCCCGGCGGGGCGGCAGAATTGCTCGGTGTGAACGCCAACACCCTGCGCTGGCGGCTGGACAAGCTCGGCATCAGCTATCGTCGCAGAGATCGGGAAAAGACCTGA
- a CDS encoding transporter, translated as MTRSTRLFCFKPIRPPQELGGLSCIARDLIVLRSRVADITYFCDVTYEKIKPEVTRISMNTMNLLNVSTRCFILLALVFIAIRAEAGEIEPRAYVNTPVGINFLLGGYAYTDGDLATSGSSPLKDAELTMDTGLLAYARSMGVWGKSAKFDVILGYSDLSGEAMVAGQPRTRNVSGFIDPRFRFSINFLGAPALSVQEFANYQQDMIVGASVQVSAPLGQYDEDRLVNLGNNRWYVKPDIGISKAWGNFTLELSGGVFLFTDNHDFFGGKTLEQDPVYAAQLHATYNLGRGVWAAVSSTHDHGGRTTIDGIRSDDKQNNSRAGITLALPVNRYDSVKLYASAPIHTTAGGDFDLLGILWQHRWGGGL; from the coding sequence GTGACCCGCTCTACCAGACTTTTTTGCTTCAAACCCATCCGCCCACCCCAGGAATTGGGTGGGCTTTCTTGCATTGCAAGAGATTTGATAGTCCTCCGTAGCCGCGTTGCTGACATCACCTATTTTTGTGATGTAACTTATGAGAAGATTAAACCTGAAGTCACGCGGATTTCCATGAACACCATGAACCTACTCAATGTGTCTACCCGATGTTTCATCCTCTTGGCTCTCGTATTTATTGCCATAAGAGCGGAAGCGGGAGAAATAGAGCCGCGGGCTTATGTGAATACGCCGGTCGGAATCAATTTTCTGCTCGGAGGGTATGCCTATACTGATGGCGACCTGGCAACGTCCGGCTCCTCACCGCTCAAGGATGCCGAATTGACTATGGATACCGGACTCCTGGCATATGCACGGTCCATGGGGGTCTGGGGCAAGTCCGCGAAATTCGACGTCATCCTGGGTTATTCCGATTTGTCTGGAGAGGCGATGGTTGCCGGACAGCCAAGGACACGCAACGTTTCCGGTTTTATCGACCCACGCTTTCGGTTTTCAATCAACTTCCTCGGCGCCCCTGCGCTGTCCGTACAGGAGTTTGCCAACTACCAGCAGGATATGATTGTCGGTGCCAGTGTGCAGGTGTCCGCGCCCCTCGGACAGTATGACGAGGACAGGTTGGTCAACCTCGGCAACAACCGCTGGTATGTCAAGCCGGACATCGGGATATCGAAAGCGTGGGGGAATTTCACCCTGGAACTTTCCGGTGGTGTCTTTCTATTCACCGACAACCACGACTTCTTTGGTGGTAAAACGCTCGAACAGGACCCAGTTTACGCCGCTCAACTGCATGCCACATACAACCTTGGCCGGGGCGTTTGGGCGGCCGTGAGCAGCACGCACGATCATGGTGGGCGAACCACCATCGACGGCATACGCAGCGATGACAAGCAGAATAACTCGCGGGCAGGCATTACCCTGGCGCTGCCCGTCAACCGATACGATTCGGTCAAGTTGTACGCCAGCGCCCCGATTCACACTACTGCGGGGGGGGACTTCGACCTGCTTGGCATACTCTGGCAGCATCGCTGGGGTGGCGGATTGTAA